One Setaria viridis chromosome 5, Setaria_viridis_v4.0, whole genome shotgun sequence genomic region harbors:
- the LOC117856586 gene encoding rapid alkalinization factor — MQGLQQQAAGRVHAMPPPRSRVALAAVVAAVLLLVAASPPRGAAAQGMACSTGTVGECAMGRRRELGGSGYIGYGAMSAGNVPCSYRGASYYNCRPSGAANPYSRGCSAITQCRG; from the coding sequence ATGCAAGGCCTGCAGCAGCAAGCAGCCGGCCGGGTGCACGCGATGCCACCGCCACGGAGCCGCGTGGCGCTCGCGGCCGTCGTCGCTGCagtgctcctcctcgtcgcagcCAGCCCGccgcggggcgccgccgcccagggcATGGCCTGCAGCACGGGCACGGTGGGCGAGTGCGCGATGGGCAGGAGGAGGGAGCTGGGAGGGAGCGGCTACATCGGCTACGGCGCGATGAGCGCCGGCAACGTGCCGTGCTCGTACCGCGGCGCGTCCTACTACAACTGCCGGCCGAGCGGCGCCGCCAACCCCTACTCCCGGGGCTGCTCCGCCATCACCCAGTGCAGGGGCTAG